Proteins from a genomic interval of Physeter macrocephalus isolate SW-GA chromosome 21, ASM283717v5, whole genome shotgun sequence:
- the PPP1R2C gene encoding protein phosphatase inhibitor 2 family member C, translated as MKYTILLLVWVPPAKAELEKKAFIWDCDPREQDSRRGLVKQGRKETNTSLHASALTAALMAAGTTVASPALDFVTPGPGSPRTRHSPARSGRGQEGGAKSDFETKGAMTLGSLANKLATTDTSELNSLVREPEKDGAHTSKIFLDKQEKQRQFEMKRKLHYNQGLNIKLARQLISKDLQREEEEAENKESWHAASQDKTTIMEESEEGPTSNEELQTQSFYDEKTTFDQRCNCLSDPNPVTITCGFLFCRAHASSTEILIS; from the exons ATGAAGTACACAATCCTTCTCTTAGTTTGGGTTCCTCCTgcaaaagcagagctggagaaaAAGGCTTTCATTTGGGACTGTGATCCCAGGGAGCAGGATAGCAGGAGAGGGCTTGTgaaacagggaaggaaagaaaccaacACGAGTCTGCATGCATCA gcgtTGACGGCGGCGCTGATGGCGGCGGGGACCACTGTGGCATCACCCGCATTGGACTTTGTGACACCGGGGCCGGGAAGTCCCAGAA CCCGGCACTCGCCAGCTCGGTCTGGACGAGGACAGGAAGGAGGTGCAAAGAGTGATTTCGAAACTAAAGGAGCCATGACCCTCGGCAGCTTAGCTAATAAATTAGCCACCACTGATACCTCGGAGCTCAACTCTCTAGTGCGGGAGCCGGAGAAGGATGGGGCGCACACCAGCAAAATCTTCCTGGACAAACAAGAGAAACAGCGGCAGTTCGAAATGAAAAGGAAGCTTCACTACAACCAAGGACTGAACATCAAATTGGCCAGACAGCTGATTTCCAAAGATCTACAacgtgaggaggaggaggctgaaaACAAAGAAAGTTGGCATGCCGCCAGCCAAGACAAGACTACCATCATGGAAGAATCAGAGGAAGGCCCCACCAGCAACGAGGAACTGCAGACCCAGTCATTCTACGACGAGAAGACAACGTTTGATCAACGCTGCAATTGTTTGTCAGATCCAAACCCTGTTACTATAACCTGCGGCTTCTTGTTCTGTAGAGCTCATGCTTCAAGTACTGAAATACTTATCAGTTAA